The Clostridia bacterium genome includes a region encoding these proteins:
- a CDS encoding tetratricopeptide repeat protein, translating into MHKNLNVDIPKILVIAQELQKARDYYNSRNLYKKFFDDNPNHYLRFKALFEVADNWFHEKKYSNAEAAFAEFINYCDKQQSLTEQENDWIKYYRQLAMSRIKDIKRINRI; encoded by the coding sequence ATGCATAAGAATCTAAATGTTGACATTCCAAAAATCTTAGTCATAGCCCAAGAACTTCAGAAAGCAAGAGATTATTATAACTCGCGAAACTTGTATAAGAAGTTTTTTGATGATAATCCAAATCACTACTTAAGGTTTAAAGCCTTATTTGAGGTTGCTGATAATTGGTTTCATGAGAAAAAATATTCAAATGCAGAAGCGGCATTTGCTGAGTTCATTAATTACTGTGATAAACAGCAAAGCTTGACTGAACAAGAAAACGATTGGATTAAGTATTATAGGCAGTTAGCTATGAGCAGAATTAAAGATATTAAACGGATAAATCGGATTTGA
- a CDS encoding TIM barrel protein, whose protein sequence is MVQIGCLARYFNKYEDEVAFAIRHGFDFMQVWYDRNGIALSKDTSPKEKVIKYHGFPTIIHAVLDINEFQEHVPKVMDLLGYLNQKEVIIHPICESEVITEMTIHKLANQVSFALNMLGDKGITLYLENNSKIDPIFNTPQEISIMFEKNPGLEFILDVAHMESYKHLKDIVTIKKPKVLHVADKHFDVIHEHLPVGQGEIDYGRVFNEILHEFSGKIVLEVIQSDEDIINSRDIIKGLLSTR, encoded by the coding sequence ATGGTGCAGATAGGATGTTTAGCGAGATATTTTAATAAGTATGAAGATGAAGTTGCTTTCGCAATACGCCATGGATTTGATTTCATGCAAGTTTGGTATGATCGTAATGGGATAGCGTTAAGTAAAGATACATCCCCGAAAGAGAAAGTCATCAAATACCATGGCTTTCCAACGATAATTCACGCTGTACTTGACATTAATGAATTTCAAGAGCATGTCCCAAAGGTCATGGACTTACTTGGCTATCTTAATCAGAAGGAAGTAATAATCCATCCAATATGTGAAAGCGAAGTGATTACTGAAATGACCATACATAAGCTAGCTAACCAAGTATCATTTGCTTTGAACATGCTCGGTGATAAGGGCATTACGCTATACCTTGAGAATAATAGTAAGATAGACCCAATTTTCAATACGCCCCAAGAGATTAGTATCATGTTTGAAAAGAATCCGGGGCTTGAGTTTATTCTTGATGTAGCTCATATGGAAAGCTATAAACATCTCAAAGATATTGTCACGATTAAGAAACCAAAGGTATTGCACGTTGCAGATAAACACTTCGATGTTATACATGAGCACTTACCAGTTGGTCAAGGTGAAATAGATTATGGTCGTGTTTTCAATGAGATTCTGCATGAATTCTCTGGAAAGATAGTATTAGAAGTAATACAAAGTGATGAGGATATAATTAATTCTAGGGACATTATTAAGGGTCTACTATCAACAAGGTAA
- a CDS encoding DinB family protein: MDSRRSLWNAQQTHLREILLKPDKFYEAMKICLEQHSMVHSSEMSGTNVETFEDELWKDLDDTTFRTAVGVKGRTVAYGMWHSTRIEDITMNIIVAGSNQVIDSDNWLVRIKSSIYDTGNAMNVGEILEFSKNINMQELHNYRITVGRRTREIIQGLKPTDLKRKFDDITLNKIFDIGAVSRHEAASWLVDFWGKKNVAGILLMPATRHHTVHINESLSAKSKANIKHK; the protein is encoded by the coding sequence ATGGATAGTAGAAGGTCTTTATGGAATGCACAGCAGACTCATTTAAGAGAGATATTGTTAAAGCCTGATAAGTTTTATGAAGCTATGAAAATATGCTTAGAACAGCATTCCATGGTGCATTCATCAGAAATGAGCGGAACAAATGTCGAGACATTTGAAGATGAATTATGGAAAGACCTAGACGATACAACATTTAGAACCGCAGTTGGGGTGAAAGGACGCACTGTCGCATACGGGATGTGGCATTCAACTCGAATAGAAGATATTACAATGAATATAATAGTTGCTGGTAGTAATCAGGTTATTGATTCAGATAATTGGCTTGTAAGAATAAAGTCAAGTATATATGATACCGGAAATGCTATGAATGTCGGTGAAATATTGGAGTTTAGTAAAAATATCAACATGCAAGAATTACACAATTATAGAATAACTGTAGGTAGAAGAACCAGAGAGATTATTCAAGGATTAAAGCCAACTGATCTTAAGAGAAAGTTTGATGATATAACACTTAATAAGATTTTTGATATCGGCGCAGTTTCAAGACATGAAGCAGCAAGTTGGCTTGTAGATTTTTGGGGCAAGAAGAATGTAGCTGGAATTTTGTTAATGCCAGCTACACGCCACCATACCGTACATATAAATGAATCTTTAAGTGCCAAGAGCAAAGCTAATATAAAGCATAAATAG
- a CDS encoding GNAT family N-acetyltransferase, with protein MNVEYDDLSDGEIDIVLYEKYPGDSTKGFVPVFKFSILLNKTGEKIGYINLRLKDTEKIVRYIGHIGYGINEAFRGNKFASKACNLVKKVANDLGMEKLVITCNPDNYASKRTCEIIGAKLIEIVDIPETSDAFSVDEQKKCRYEWVIRNTY; from the coding sequence ATGAACGTAGAATATGATGATTTAAGTGATGGAGAAATTGATATTGTACTTTATGAAAAGTATCCTGGAGATTCTACTAAAGGGTTTGTTCCAGTATTTAAATTTAGCATACTACTGAATAAAACAGGGGAGAAGATTGGCTATATTAATCTAAGACTAAAAGATACAGAAAAAATTGTTAGGTATATTGGACACATTGGATATGGCATAAATGAAGCATTTAGAGGTAATAAATTCGCATCAAAAGCATGTAATTTAGTCAAAAAAGTTGCAAATGACCTTGGAATGGAGAAGCTAGTAATAACTTGCAATCCCGATAATTATGCATCCAAAAGAACCTGTGAGATTATTGGAGCGAAGTTAATAGAAATAGTGGATATACCTGAAACGTCTGATGCATTTTCAGTAGATGAACAGAAGAAATGTCGTTACGAGTGGGTAATTAGAAATACGTACTAA
- a CDS encoding NUDIX domain-containing protein translates to MTGYIKSLREIVGHRPLLQCGASVIIFGVEGKVLMLHRTDNDCWCFPGGSIEPGEKVEDAARREVYEETGLKVEALDLFDIFSGEELYYKYPNGDEVYNIDIVFMTSKYYGEANSNDESNGFKFFSIDDLPREISPPVKPVIQSLVERYASIKNI, encoded by the coding sequence ATGACTGGATACATAAAGAGCTTGAGAGAAATAGTTGGACATAGACCTTTACTCCAATGTGGAGCAAGTGTAATCATCTTTGGAGTTGAAGGAAAGGTGTTAATGCTTCATAGGACAGATAATGACTGCTGGTGTTTCCCAGGTGGGTCAATTGAACCTGGTGAAAAGGTAGAAGATGCCGCACGAAGAGAAGTATATGAAGAGACTGGATTAAAAGTAGAAGCATTAGATTTGTTTGATATATTCTCAGGAGAGGAATTGTATTATAAGTATCCAAATGGTGATGAAGTATATAACATTGACATTGTATTTATGACAAGCAAATACTATGGAGAAGCAAACTCAAATGATGAGAGCAACGGTTTTAAGTTTTTCAGTATTGATGATCTTCCTAGAGAGATAAGCCCTCCAGTAAAACCAGTGATACAGAGTCTAGTGGAAAGGTATGCAAGCATAAAGAATATTTAG
- a CDS encoding nitroreductase → MKPVMSSILSRRSVRTYIPNEVSKDDIKQLLTAASWAPSGNNLQPWRFSVVMNNKNLIKELSSLTVFRNWVQNSSCLISVFLDTKAIDSKIQNIYLKHVQSIGAAIQNILLAAHELGLSTCWIGEILKNEDKVRDLLGVSNDLQLMAVIAVGYSNKNDLKSKRRDISKNIVSWL, encoded by the coding sequence ATGAAACCAGTAATGTCATCTATACTAAGCCGTAGAAGTGTTCGAACATATATTCCAAATGAAGTAAGCAAGGATGATATAAAGCAATTATTAACTGCTGCTAGTTGGGCTCCATCCGGCAATAATTTGCAACCATGGAGATTCTCCGTAGTAATGAATAATAAAAATTTAATAAAAGAATTATCGTCACTTACTGTATTTCGTAATTGGGTACAAAATTCCTCTTGCTTAATTTCAGTGTTTCTTGATACCAAAGCAATAGATTCCAAAATACAGAATATTTACTTGAAACATGTACAATCAATAGGGGCTGCAATACAGAATATATTACTTGCTGCACATGAGCTAGGTTTATCTACCTGTTGGATTGGAGAAATATTAAAAAATGAAGATAAGGTACGAGATTTACTAGGAGTTTCAAATGACCTACAATTAATGGCTGTTATAGCCGTTGGTTATTCAAATAAAAATGATTTAAAATCCAAAAGAAGAGATATTTCTAAAAATATTGTAAGTTGGTTATAA
- a CDS encoding inositol monophosphatase family protein: MESIKREAIRIARLAGMRIKEIRENNQYHESLKHGYELVTTADLISNDLIKMEISTLFPDHRLISEEDIEQTDISIQQPTWIIDPIDGTVGYANDHYQVAVSIAFAIEDKVRVGVVYNPFLDEMFYATEGSGAFLNNKPIKVKDINDLKQCVIGTGFPHKRDNIRDVIVLLENILPNVRDIRRLGSPALDICWVACGRLQGFYEGILQPWDVAAAKLIATESGAITGYFSTKQNMIIPDCLNGNDIIVSSPGIFNELHKTLTKR; the protein is encoded by the coding sequence ATGGAATCAATAAAAAGAGAAGCTATTCGAATAGCTCGTTTAGCAGGCATGAGAATTAAAGAAATCCGTGAAAATAATCAATATCATGAATCTTTAAAGCATGGGTATGAGCTTGTAACAACTGCGGATTTAATCTCAAATGACCTTATAAAAATGGAAATCTCAACTTTATTTCCCGATCACCGTTTGATATCGGAAGAAGACATTGAACAGACGGACATATCGATTCAACAACCGACATGGATCATCGATCCGATTGACGGCACTGTGGGGTATGCCAATGATCACTATCAAGTGGCTGTTTCAATTGCATTTGCAATTGAAGATAAGGTCCGAGTTGGTGTAGTATATAATCCATTTCTTGATGAAATGTTTTATGCTACCGAGGGCTCTGGAGCTTTTCTCAATAACAAACCCATAAAGGTAAAAGATATTAATGATTTGAAACAATGTGTGATAGGTACTGGTTTCCCACATAAAAGAGATAATATACGGGATGTTATTGTACTATTAGAAAATATATTGCCCAACGTTAGAGACATTAGGAGACTCGGTTCTCCGGCGTTGGATATATGTTGGGTGGCATGTGGACGGCTGCAGGGATTCTATGAAGGGATACTACAACCATGGGATGTTGCAGCTGCAAAACTTATTGCGACGGAATCAGGAGCAATAACCGGTTACTTCAGCACTAAACAGAACATGATTATTCCAGATTGTCTTAATGGAAATGACATTATTGTATCAAGTCCCGGAATTTTTAATGAACTTCATAAGACACTGACCAAGCGGTAG
- a CDS encoding 2'-5' RNA ligase family protein, whose translation MIKRCIMIFPQFENVEIIDEVRMKYDTLANHVRPHITLVFPFDSDIETRQLKEHISSVLLGYKPFEVVLNGITPTRSFGKYLFLNIQQGSDKIIELHKLLYTAILQEHFPEWLKGDIFLPHMTVGNFESEETFELAINETKNIADTFRTTVNEITVEIINEIEDSIIEIRVSLE comes from the coding sequence ATGATAAAAAGATGTATAATGATTTTTCCTCAATTTGAGAATGTGGAAATTATTGATGAAGTCAGAATGAAATATGATACACTTGCGAATCATGTGAGACCTCATATTACGCTTGTTTTTCCGTTTGATAGCGATATAGAAACTCGTCAACTAAAGGAGCATATTTCGTCAGTCTTGTTGGGGTACAAACCCTTTGAGGTAGTTCTTAACGGGATTACACCGACTAGATCCTTTGGTAAATATCTGTTTCTAAACATTCAACAAGGTAGTGACAAGATTATTGAGTTGCACAAACTATTATATACCGCTATCTTACAAGAACATTTTCCTGAGTGGTTGAAGGGAGATATATTTTTACCACATATGACGGTCGGAAATTTTGAGAGCGAAGAAACTTTTGAATTGGCAATTAATGAGACAAAGAATATAGCTGATACATTTAGAACGACTGTTAATGAGATAACTGTGGAGATAATTAATGAAATTGAAGACTCAATTATAGAAATTAGAGTTTCCTTAGAGTAA
- a CDS encoding N-acetyltransferase — translation MNISIRLEKENDYRDVEYLTREAFWNLYKPGCDEHLIVHKIRKVPAFVKELSFVACDNDRIVGNIIYSKAKVFNDENKEFEVLCMGPIGVFPSCQGKGIGSLLMNYSIEKAKQLGYKAIIIFGNPEYYHRFGFINAKEYGIQTSWGENFEAFMALELYDGGLNGISGKFYEDEAFKIEKDELEIFEKGFTYKEKRVTGTQLK, via the coding sequence ATGAATATATCAATCAGACTAGAAAAAGAAAATGATTATAGAGATGTAGAATATCTGACAAGAGAAGCATTTTGGAATTTATACAAACCAGGATGCGATGAACACCTAATTGTTCATAAAATAAGAAAAGTACCTGCATTTGTTAAAGAACTGAGTTTTGTTGCATGTGACAATGATAGAATTGTCGGTAATATAATCTATTCAAAAGCAAAAGTATTCAATGATGAAAATAAGGAATTCGAAGTTTTGTGCATGGGACCAATTGGAGTATTTCCATCTTGTCAAGGAAAAGGGATTGGTTCTTTGTTAATGAACTATTCTATTGAAAAAGCAAAGCAGCTGGGATATAAAGCGATAATTATTTTTGGAAACCCAGAATACTATCATAGATTTGGTTTTATAAATGCCAAAGAATATGGGATTCAAACATCTTGGGGTGAGAACTTTGAGGCATTTATGGCATTAGAACTTTATGACGGCGGCTTGAACGGTATTTCAGGCAAGTTTTATGAAGATGAGGCTTTTAAAATAGAGAAAGATGAACTGGAGATTTTTGAAAAAGGATTTACTTACAAAGAGAAACGTGTTACAGGTACTCAACTAAAGTAA
- a CDS encoding AAA family ATPase: protein MIKRIHIIGASGSGTSTLGRALAENLGYKHFDTDDYFWLSKPPLFTQKRERTDRQELLRMDLDKYESWILTGTLCGWGDIFIPYFDLVVYLWVPKDIRIKRLIERERQRYGSDIEPGGSRYESYQNFIEWASKYDEAGLDMRSRALHEYWMSTLTCPTLRIEGDFTVEERIEAVLKKVTQNNFR from the coding sequence ATGATAAAAAGAATACACATCATTGGTGCCTCTGGATCAGGAACAAGCACTCTAGGAAGAGCTTTAGCAGAGAATTTAGGCTATAAGCATTTTGATACTGATGATTATTTTTGGCTGTCTAAGCCTCCATTGTTTACGCAAAAGAGAGAAAGAACTGATCGGCAAGAGTTACTACGTATGGATTTGGATAAATATGAGAGTTGGATACTAACAGGCACATTATGTGGTTGGGGAGATATATTCATTCCATACTTTGACTTAGTGGTATATCTTTGGGTACCCAAAGATATTAGAATTAAAAGACTTATTGAAAGAGAAAGACAGAGGTATGGTTCAGACATTGAACCTGGTGGGAGCAGATATGAAAGTTATCAGAACTTCATTGAATGGGCATCAAAATATGATGAAGCAGGATTGGACATGAGAAGTAGAGCGTTACATGAATACTGGATGTCAACTCTAACATGTCCCACACTCAGGATTGAAGGGGATTTTACTGTAGAAGAAAGAATAGAAGCTGTTCTTAAAAAGGTAACCCAAAATAACTTCAGATAA
- the ade gene encoding adenine deaminase, with protein MRDIIMALVDVAAGRAKAQTVFKNISLVNVFTGEIYKTDVAVHDGYIAGIGEYTGAVELDMEGKYLAPGFMDGHVHIESSMVTPGEFARAVAARGTTALVADPHEIANVKGIAGIKYMLEGTENLPIDVYIMLPSCVPATPFENSGSVLKAEDLMEIISHPRVLGLGELMDFTNVIHNEKSIMNKIVLAKNANKFIDGHGPLLSGKDLNAYIVAGVRTEHECTSAEEARERLRLGMHVMLREGSAARNVIDLLPALNESSAARCMFCTDDRHPEDILIDGHIDNNIRLAIKQGVDPVKAIQMATLNVARCYNLERVGAIAPGYKADMVVLNDLEDLEIYQVYKEGKLIAEEGKALFEIKSINDSKMRNSVNIKPLTEDCFSITTEEQGLRVIGLQSHSLVTKDLWRNVSEEDGKYATSEGKALLKIAVIERHNATGNIGLGLVEGLGLKNGAIASTVAHDSHNIVVIGDSDLDMRTAAEHLQEIGGGIAIASKGSIIRSIPLPIGGLMSDIPLEQLQEQLEDMLGVAYRMGVSRDYDPFMTLAFLALPVIPELKVTDLGLFDVVNFRFTKIDEI; from the coding sequence ATGAGGGATATTATTATGGCCTTGGTTGATGTAGCTGCAGGCAGGGCGAAAGCGCAGACGGTTTTTAAAAATATAAGCCTTGTGAATGTTTTTACCGGGGAAATCTATAAGACGGATGTTGCGGTCCATGATGGATACATAGCGGGAATAGGCGAATATACTGGCGCCGTTGAGCTGGATATGGAAGGCAAATACCTGGCTCCCGGTTTTATGGATGGGCATGTGCATATTGAGTCCTCTATGGTTACCCCGGGAGAATTTGCGAGAGCTGTAGCAGCAAGAGGCACTACAGCCTTGGTTGCCGACCCCCATGAAATAGCTAATGTAAAGGGCATAGCAGGTATCAAGTATATGCTTGAAGGAACCGAGAATCTCCCCATTGATGTCTATATAATGCTCCCATCCTGCGTACCGGCAACACCCTTTGAAAATTCAGGCAGTGTGCTTAAAGCAGAAGATTTGATGGAGATAATCAGCCATCCAAGGGTACTGGGACTGGGCGAGCTAATGGATTTTACAAATGTCATACATAATGAGAAATCCATAATGAATAAGATAGTACTTGCAAAGAATGCAAACAAATTCATAGATGGGCATGGGCCTCTTCTGAGCGGAAAAGATTTGAATGCATATATTGTAGCAGGTGTAAGAACGGAGCATGAATGTACAAGCGCAGAGGAAGCGAGGGAACGCTTGAGGCTGGGAATGCATGTTATGCTGCGGGAAGGCTCAGCGGCGAGGAACGTTATCGACCTTTTGCCGGCCTTGAATGAAAGCAGTGCAGCGAGGTGCATGTTCTGCACAGATGACAGGCACCCTGAGGATATTTTGATTGATGGACATATTGATAATAATATAAGACTGGCGATAAAGCAGGGAGTCGATCCGGTGAAAGCCATACAAATGGCTACACTCAATGTGGCAAGATGTTATAACCTGGAGCGGGTTGGAGCCATTGCACCGGGTTATAAGGCGGACATGGTGGTGTTGAATGACCTGGAGGATTTGGAGATATATCAGGTATACAAGGAAGGCAAGCTGATTGCCGAAGAAGGAAAAGCACTATTTGAAATAAAGAGCATCAACGATTCAAAGATGCGAAACTCTGTGAACATCAAGCCCCTAACAGAAGATTGCTTCAGCATAACAACCGAAGAACAGGGGTTAAGAGTTATTGGTCTACAGTCCCACTCATTGGTTACGAAGGATTTGTGGCGCAATGTAAGTGAAGAAGATGGGAAGTATGCCACTAGTGAGGGGAAAGCACTTCTAAAGATTGCAGTTATCGAAAGGCATAATGCTACGGGTAATATAGGGTTAGGTCTTGTGGAAGGCCTAGGACTCAAGAACGGTGCGATAGCATCCACTGTAGCCCATGACTCACATAATATCGTAGTCATCGGGGACAGCGACCTGGATATGCGCACTGCAGCAGAGCATCTGCAGGAAATTGGAGGCGGAATTGCAATAGCTTCCAAGGGCAGTATAATACGCTCAATCCCGCTGCCAATAGGCGGTCTGATGAGCGATATACCACTGGAGCAGCTGCAGGAGCAGCTGGAGGATATGCTGGGCGTAGCTTATAGGATGGGTGTCTCAAGAGACTATGATCCCTTTATGACACTAGCGTTTCTGGCACTTCCGGTTATACCGGAGTTAAAAGTCACAGACTTGGGACTGTTTGATGTGGTGAATTTCAGATTTACTAAGATAGATGAGATATAG